The Leishmania mexicana MHOM/GT/2001/U1103 complete genome, chromosome 26 genome includes a window with the following:
- a CDS encoding putative protein kinase: MYTVCPATPDGSVNPYYRASPPYRSHASTHSRLGDSASPNSAMTEAGMYESNSDLSAVCPTWFNRCAASSPSLSSVMASRDLPPLQAHSPDPQSRPQQQFNSSATAVSSSPPRGVASSESPHVKTAPTLFDGASGGGLTSPSSNRGGMMTSVPQQQGRGNVGHVMLPEEVSHSNKLAQSGMLTSLLPSHSRGTGTARVRGASPYQRALDGLTSQEQEKQQQSTLQRYVSGNGTAPVGANSSAAAGGASRGSVLTGDAEADTIVPRQPGDNNSPALNSSLEERLPTTAASVSHRHSSPSSISWPHDAFASSPFSRGATPSSHLRQKVAISLARESTPVIPLKTSLTTTTPLRADDGVPGGAATDCVSEAPGSQTSSPRQRAFVQHQSPEKVFIDSQSAGTPHQQPRPRHPPAPTSSSPQVLKSPAMFGVIDLSYSRTDASGSKATPSMSAGATTVGASAVAKTRTPVRTSSRAPATISVRVPVSSLPSNNHMPVTSVNHADPTAAAASLSSTAATATAVAQLNGSSPCSELTAHSGTTILRMAHSAGQTDSSYSTLHTTLSNSRDATTTTATTTPGYSPRADSQTPVHTTTIASQRGTFFTPLSPLLAESDDDAVEAEQQQQQQRSSVQPQQPMKSVAPTTLMAARVRKTAASSSTVSIDAARKPERPSQALTLTADTVLPVAVQEDEARCSSSAATTATRSSSNSRAQLSSSASLSRSINATTTTAPKGGAAGVAASGAGRLERVRTLIRAGSVGARNMASRERGQREKLAATFAGGISFSRKVVATASSASVSSMDMSVTAGARGAHMRWQTSISTASTSSATSDVLRAPPALASYSFVSSRAQMQRYIDQWRDRFEEDKNAYKEGGYLTVTPGRIVHSRYVLIQKLGWGEFSTVWLGYDTKHSTLGRGLSQAFVAVKVAKCRSSVQEATRYEVSLLRYLESRLPRYAAITNIIDCFDVRGEFGMHTCMVLPLCGPNLLSIIERMKVNRGRRNAEDLRMIKEIVLSVLISLHELSELNVVHTDIKPENVLCSAVDSKLVSSMEKFCSYNQERSHMISLEDFKKSMAQQSTDHLVYLADFGLSALLEPPGSAQLWTSACSNIDTSLLAPLMRCKKNFPVTRSGVVDNHRGTLIQTREYRAPEVLLGLDFTCATDVWSVGCMTFELITGSFLMDPKRKTREPRDMDIEHLAMMMQILGPLPSEITSIRVQNNDYYDAIIQGTPVPKSGFRPPPEYLHRFVDRNGEFIYASRYHSYPHRNLEMELESYLGFREAQLAANFIFSCLHSYDPKKRPSAKKLLSHQWLRGVGVAPKEKTSSC, encoded by the coding sequence ATGTACACTGTCTGCCCTGCCACGCCCGACGGAAGCGTGAACCCATACTACCGAGCATCACCCCCTTATCGCAGCCACGCATCGACGCACAGTCGACTTGGCGACTCGGCATCGCCGAACAGCGCCATGACGGAGGCCGGGATGTATGAGAGCAACTCTGATCTCTCCGCTGTCTGTCCCACGTGGTTCAACCGATGCGCGGCGTCATCGCCTTCCCTGTCGTCGGTGATGGCCTCGCGCGACTTGCCTCCGTTGCAGGCCCACTCGCCAGACCCGCAGAGCCGCCCCCAGCAGCAGTTCAACTCCAGCGCAACGGCCGTTtcatcctcgccgccgcgcggggTTGCTTCCAGCGAGTCCCCTCACGTGAAAACCGCGCCGACATTGTTCGACGGTGcctccggcggcggcttgACGAGCCCGAGCTCTAACCGCGGAGGCATGATGACCAGCgttccgcagcagcagggccgCGGCAACGTGGGGCACGTGATGCTGCCGGAAGAGGTGTCTCACTCGAACAAGCTCGCCCAGTCTGGGATGCTGACCTCTTTGTTGCCATCGCACTCTCgaggcaccggcaccgcccgAGTGAGGGGCGCCTCACCATATCAGCGCGCCTTGGATGGGCTGACCTCTCAGGAGCAGgaaaagcagcagcaatcGACACTGCAGCGCTATGTGTCTGGGAACGGCACAGCTCCTGTCGGCGCCAACTCttccgcagcggcaggaggtGCTAGCCGGGGTAGTGTCCTTACGGGCGATGCTGAAGCGGACACGATTGTCCCACGGCAGCCCGGTGATAACAACTCACCGGCGCTCAACAGTTCGCTTGAGGAGCGGCTACCCACAACTGCTGCTTCGGTGTCCCACCGGCActcctcgccgtcttccATAAGCTGGCCCCACGATGCATTCGCGTCGTCACCCTTCAGCCGAGGCGCAACCCCATCTTCCCACCTCCGTCAGAAAGTCGCTATATCGCTGGCGCGCGAGTCGACGCCGGTGATACCGCTGAAGACGTCTCTAACCACCACTACGCCTCTCCGAGCCGATGATGGTGTACCGGGTGGCGCAGCAACTGACTGCGTCAGTGAAGCTCCCGGCTCGCagacgtcgtcgccgcggcagcgcgcgttCGTCCAACACCAATCGCCCGAGAAAGTTTTCATCGACTCGCAGTCGGCCGGGACTCCGCatcagcagccgcggccacGGCACCCACCGGCACCCACGTCCTCATCGCCGCAGGTGCTAAAGTCACCTGCGATGTTTGGCGTCATCGACCTCTCCTACAGCCGCACCGATGCGAGCGGCTCGAAGGCGACACCGTCCATGTCGGCCGGCGCTACCACTGTCGGCGCGAGTGCCGTGGCAAAGACGCGCACACCGGTGAGGACGTCTTCGAGGGCACCGGCAACGATCAGTGTACGCGTTCCCGTCTCCTCACTTCCCAGCAACAACCACATGCCTGTCACGTCCGTCAACCACGCCGATccaacggcagccgcggcgtcaTTAtcctcgacagcggcgacggccaccgccgtcgcacaGCTAAATGGCAGCAGTCCCTGCAGCGAACTCACGGCACACTCGGGCACAACCATTTTGCGCATGGCCCACAGTGCGGGCCAGACCGACAGCAGCTACTCGACCTTGCACACCACGCTAAGTAATAGCCGTGATGCCACGACTACCACCGCGACCACGACTCCAGGCTACTCGCCACGTGCGGATTCCCAGACACCGGTGCATACGACCACGATCGCTTCCCAGCGCGGGACTTTTTTCACACCGCTTTCACCCCTGTTAGCGGAGAGTGATGACGACGCTGtcgaggcggagcagcagcagcagcagcagcggagctCAGTGCAGCCTCAGCAGCCCATGAAGTCTGTGGCGCCGACGACCCTGATGGCTGCACGGGTGCGAAAGACAGCTGCGTCGTCTTCCACTGTCTCCATCGACGCGGCGCGCAAGCCGGAGCGACCGTCGCAGGCGCTGACGCTGACGGCCGACACAGTGCTGCCAGTCGCGGTGCAGGAAGACGAggcccgctgcagctccagcgccgccaccactgctACGCGAAGCAGCTCTAACAGCCGCGCACAGCTGTCGTCCTCAGCGTCGCTTTCCAGGTCGATCAACGCCACGACCACGACGGCACCCAAgggtggtgccgccggtgtTGCAGCTagcggcgctggccgccTGGAGAGGGTGCGCACCTTAATACGCGCCGGAAGTGTCGGTGCACGCAACATGGCTTCCCGTGAGAGAGGACAGCGCGAGAAGCTCGCCGCCACCTTTGCCGGCGGCATCTCCTTCTCCAGAAAagtcgtcgccaccgcgtcgAGTGCCTCTGTCTCCTCCATGGACATGAGCGTCACAGCCGGCGCGCGTGGCGCTCACATGCGTTGGCAAACGAGTATTAGCACTGCATCGACGAGCTCAGCTACCAGCGATGTGCTGAGGGCGCCACCGGCGTTAGCGAGTTACTCCTTTGTTTCCAGCCGCGCTCAAATGCAGCGCTACATTGACCAGTGGCGCGACCGCTTCGAGGAGGACAAGAACGCGTACAAGGAAGGCGGCTATCTCACCGTGACGCCGGGCCGCATCGTTCACTCGCGGTACGTGCTGATTCAAAAGCTGGGCTGGGGCGAGTTCAGCACGGTATGGCTGGGCTACGACACAAAACACTCCACCCTGGGTCGCGGCCTGTCGCAGGCCTTCGTCGCCGTCAAAGTCGCCAAGTGTCGCTCCAGCGTTCAGGAGGCAACGCGCTACGAGGTGAGTCTGCTGCGCTATCTAGAGTCGCGTCTCCCACGGTATGCCGCCATCACGAACATCATTGACTGCTTCGACGTGCGGGGAGAGTTCGGCATGCACACTTGCATGGTCCTTCCCCTCTGTGGGCCCAACCTTCTTTCCATCATCGAACGCATGAAGGTGAACCGCGGTCGACGCAACGCCGAGGACCTGCGCATGATTAAGGAGATTGTCCTCTCGGTGCTCATCTCGCTACACGAACTGAGCGAGCTGAATGTCGTGCACACCGACATCAAGCCGGAGAACGTGCTGTGCTCGGCGGTGGACTCGAAGCTGGTGAGCTCGATGGAGAAGTTCTGTAGTTACAACCAGGAGCGGAGCCACATGATCAGCCTCGAGGACTTCAAGAAGTCCATGGCGCAGCAGTCGACGGACCACCTGGTGTATCTTGCCGACTTCGGcttgtcggcgctgctggagccgcCGGGGTCTGCGCAGCTCTGGACGTCTGCGTGCAGCAACATTGACACCTCCCTGCTGGCACCGCTCATGCGTTGCAAGAAGAACTTCCCGGTCACGCGGTCTGGCGTCGTGGATAACCATCGCGGTACGCTCATCCAGACTCGCGAGTACCGCGCAccggaggtgctgctggggcTTGACTTCACCTGCGCGACGGACGTGTGGAGCGTGGGGTGCATGACATTTGAGCTCATCACCGGGAGCTTCCTGATGGATccgaagaggaagacgcgCGAACCGCGTGATATGGATATTGAGCATCTTGCCATGATGATGCAGATCCTCGGCCCACTGCCGTCCGAGATCACAAGCATTCGCGTGCAGAACAACGACTACTACGACGCAATCATTCAAGGGACTCCGGTGCCAAAGAGCGGGTTTCGCCCACCGCCGGAGTACCTGCACCGCTTCGTGGACCGAAACGGCGAGTTCATCTACGCCTCGCGCTACCACTCCTACCCGCACCGAAACTTGGAGATGGAGCTGGAGTCGTACCTCGGCTTCCGCGAGGCGCAACTGGCGGCCAACTTCATCTTTTCATGCCTGCACTCGTACGACCCCAAGAAGCGACCCTCAGCGAAGAAGCTGCTCAGCCATCAGTGGCTCCGCGGCGTTGGTGTCGCGCCCAAGGAGAAGACGTCGTCGTGCTAG